The proteins below are encoded in one region of bacterium:
- a CDS encoding PD40 domain-containing protein — MSLRGLPFLLLAAAVLLLTAAPAFANGYGEYPPKLVWSPDGFHLAAVVGTELWIVDAYGSAYGIAYESPSSPSWSPDGSQLAYVQNGKLFIYGYSSDLSQQVRMLSGVLDCAFLPDADNPRVLVSYGERFYGCDIGLYEVRTGRFEPLVESRDQSECSPVPNPDGSGFAYLVQGDGMPGGYEQIFYKPFGRKPGRALTGIADFGEWGYHESNPRWTGEGLLLFERGGWGDWHLYQFDVESGTEELFLADAEQPALSKYMGMIAFVRRDPELKAEYEYDWEIAPSVWLRHQESGDEFQISPPGTWAEYPAISPDGTHVAWIEIHAEMPQVVIRTVVNALG; from the coding sequence ATGAGTTTACGGGGATTGCCCTTTTTGCTTTTGGCGGCGGCTGTGTTGCTGCTGACCGCGGCGCCCGCTTTTGCAAACGGCTACGGCGAATATCCGCCTAAGCTGGTTTGGTCGCCCGACGGCTTCCATCTTGCGGCGGTCGTCGGTACCGAGCTTTGGATTGTAGATGCTTACGGCTCCGCATACGGGATCGCTTACGAGTCCCCGTCGTCGCCGTCGTGGAGTCCGGACGGCTCGCAGCTCGCCTACGTTCAGAACGGAAAGCTGTTCATATACGGCTACAGCTCGGACTTGAGCCAGCAAGTGCGGATGCTTTCGGGCGTACTGGACTGCGCATTCCTGCCCGACGCGGACAATCCGAGAGTGTTGGTCAGCTACGGCGAGCGGTTTTACGGCTGCGACATCGGGTTGTACGAGGTGCGTACGGGCAGGTTCGAGCCGCTCGTCGAAAGCCGCGACCAATCGGAGTGCTCGCCCGTGCCGAATCCGGACGGCTCGGGATTCGCTTACCTCGTCCAGGGCGACGGTATGCCCGGCGGCTACGAGCAGATTTTCTACAAGCCGTTCGGCAGAAAGCCGGGACGAGCGCTGACCGGCATCGCGGATTTCGGCGAGTGGGGCTACCACGAATCGAATCCCCGCTGGACGGGCGAAGGACTTCTCTTGTTCGAACGCGGCGGATGGGGAGACTGGCATCTGTATCAGTTCGATGTTGAATCCGGCACGGAGGAGCTTTTTCTTGCCGATGCCGAGCAGCCGGCTCTATCGAAATATATGGGGATGATTGCGTTCGTCCGCCGCGATCCGGAGTTGAAGGCCGAATACGAGTACGACTGGGAGATCGCGCCGTCGGTCTGGTTGCGCCATCAGGAATCCGGCGACGAGTTCCAGATAAGCCCGCCCGGCACTTGGGCCGAGTATCCCGCCATTTCGCCCGACGGGACTCATGTCGCCTGGATCGAAATACATGCGGAGATGCCGCAGGTCGTGATCCGCACGGTCGTCAACGCGCTGGGCTAG
- a CDS encoding tyrosine--tRNA ligase, whose amino-acid sequence MRVSPEEQVAILMRGTKFADESAEFGDPGGESVLRKRCQAELLARIKSAAKEGRPLRVYLGVDPTRESLHIGHMVPAQKLRQFQELGHQAIFLIGDYTARIGDPTGQSRERAEISGEAIDRMAQLYTEQAFKLLDREKTEIRFNGEWLAKLSFEQIIDIAKIFPFKRIISRRDFQIRLESDEEFRFHEALYALMQGYDAYVLRCDVQIGAYDQHLNMLAGRTVQEHYGDPPHVMLTMPILAGTDGRKMSKSWGNTIDLLDAPEDMYGKCMRISDDLLPQYIELACDFSAAEKDALLARLESGENPMNVKKEVAWKVTRQYNGKEAADRAAEHFRATVQEKTADEDAPTIKVGPEWLDGSRTLFEFIVEHKLFDGSNRELRRLFEQGGVKLGEAAVSDSKSAMPDELPAVVRIGKRGFFRLAR is encoded by the coding sequence ATGCGCGTTTCACCCGAAGAACAGGTTGCAATCCTTATGCGCGGCACCAAGTTCGCCGACGAGAGCGCGGAATTCGGCGACCCGGGCGGCGAGAGCGTCCTGCGCAAACGATGCCAGGCGGAGCTGCTCGCGCGCATAAAATCCGCTGCGAAAGAAGGCCGCCCGCTGCGCGTATACCTCGGCGTGGATCCGACGCGGGAAAGCCTTCACATAGGCCACATGGTGCCTGCGCAGAAGCTCCGCCAATTTCAGGAGCTGGGCCACCAGGCGATATTCCTCATCGGCGATTACACTGCCCGAATCGGCGACCCGACAGGCCAAAGCAGGGAGCGCGCCGAAATATCCGGAGAGGCAATCGATAGGATGGCGCAGCTTTACACCGAGCAAGCTTTCAAGCTCCTTGATCGGGAGAAAACGGAAATCCGGTTTAACGGCGAATGGCTTGCCAAGCTTTCGTTCGAGCAGATAATTGACATAGCAAAGATCTTCCCGTTCAAGCGGATAATCAGCAGGCGTGATTTCCAGATCAGGCTGGAATCGGACGAAGAGTTCAGATTTCATGAAGCCCTGTACGCCTTGATGCAGGGTTATGACGCATACGTGCTTAGATGTGACGTCCAGATCGGCGCGTACGACCAGCATCTCAATATGCTAGCCGGCAGAACCGTCCAGGAGCACTACGGCGACCCGCCTCACGTTATGCTCACGATGCCCATCCTCGCCGGCACCGACGGGCGCAAGATGAGCAAAAGCTGGGGAAATACCATTGATTTGCTCGATGCGCCGGAGGACATGTACGGCAAGTGCATGCGCATCTCCGACGATTTGCTGCCGCAATATATCGAGCTTGCGTGCGATTTTTCCGCTGCCGAAAAGGATGCGCTGCTGGCGCGCCTCGAATCCGGCGAAAACCCGATGAATGTCAAAAAAGAAGTCGCGTGGAAAGTGACCCGGCAATACAACGGAAAGGAGGCTGCCGACCGCGCCGCGGAGCATTTCCGCGCGACGGTTCAGGAAAAAACCGCGGACGAGGACGCGCCGACAATCAAAGTCGGCCCGGAATGGTTGGACGGCAGTCGCACGCTTTTCGAATTCATCGTTGAACACAAGCTGTTCGACGGAAGCAACCGCGAACTTCGCCGCCTTTTCGAGCAGGGCGGTGTGAAATTGGGGGAAGCGGCCGTTTCCGATTCCAAGTCCGCGATGCCGGACGAATTGCCGGCCGTCGTGCGTATCGGGAAGCGCGGCTTTTTCCGGCTTGCAAGGTGA
- a CDS encoding flagellar biosynthetic protein FliR gives MNLLDLTAVQFQAFLLYFLRGAGFLFVAPVVSARSVPSQFKVALAGGLALMFLALNQPALPARPYETAVWAPMAVGELIIGLAVGFLVGLIYVVFEFAGRIFGFQMGFGIVNVLDPQSQEEVSLTGEFLFTIVSLAILNLNLHHAFLLYWGRSFELVPAGGIDAAGFSIEAFGGMLTTLFVVALQIAAPLLAILFMLDFGLGIIARVVPQINVFLVGIPLKIAGGLFVMAMVVGLLNPVVWRVVDKFLTDAMSVVTSFG, from the coding sequence TTGAATTTGCTCGATCTGACGGCGGTGCAGTTTCAGGCTTTTCTGCTCTATTTTCTGCGCGGGGCGGGCTTCCTGTTCGTCGCGCCGGTAGTTTCCGCGCGCAGCGTGCCGTCTCAGTTCAAGGTGGCGCTGGCTGGCGGGCTTGCCCTGATGTTTCTGGCTCTCAATCAGCCGGCGCTTCCGGCGAGGCCGTATGAAACGGCGGTGTGGGCGCCGATGGCGGTGGGGGAGCTGATTATCGGGCTTGCGGTCGGTTTTCTGGTCGGATTGATTTACGTTGTTTTCGAGTTCGCCGGGCGGATATTCGGATTCCAGATGGGATTCGGAATCGTCAACGTGCTCGATCCGCAAAGCCAGGAGGAAGTCAGTCTTACGGGGGAGTTTCTGTTCACGATTGTTTCGCTCGCGATTCTCAATCTCAATTTGCATCATGCTTTTCTTCTGTATTGGGGCAGGTCGTTCGAACTCGTTCCCGCGGGCGGCATAGACGCCGCGGGATTCTCGATCGAAGCGTTCGGCGGGATGCTCACGACGCTGTTCGTGGTCGCGCTTCAAATCGCCGCCCCGCTTCTGGCGATTCTGTTCATGCTCGATTTCGGGCTGGGGATTATCGCGCGCGTCGTCCCGCAAATAAACGTTTTTCTCGTGGGGATTCCGCTCAAGATCGCCGGCGGGCTTTTCGTGATGGCGATGGTCGTCGGGTTGCTGAATCCGGTCGTATGGCGCGTGGTGGATAAGTTTCTTACCGACGCGATGTCGGTTGTGACTTCATTCGGGTAA
- the flhB gene encoding flagellar biosynthesis protein FlhB, which produces MAEGGERTERATPRQRRKARERGQVARSNELTSALLLLALFVTLSAASDRTGGLFRALTLDTIGRADQLRLDQSTIMRYTAEWVAASLNILAPFFLVAIAVGLLTQVAQTGGIVSAHPLQPDLSRLNPVRGFQRLFSLRGFVELAKSLAKLAVVGIIVYVILKTEMFNFPGLIGASIESSFASSFGIALRIGIWTSVALLILAIFDYAYQVYEFEKGIRMTKQEVKDELKTEEGDPLIKRTLRERGRQIAFTRMMKRAAEADVVITNPTHYSVAILYEFGMTAPRVTAKGKGYIALKIREVARENGVPIVEDPPLARALYATEIDDYIPAEHFRAVAQILAFLARSNERIKARLVAQQ; this is translated from the coding sequence TTGGCCGAAGGCGGCGAGAGAACCGAGCGGGCGACTCCGCGGCAGCGGCGCAAGGCGCGAGAGCGCGGCCAGGTGGCGCGCTCGAACGAGTTGACCAGCGCGCTGCTTCTGTTGGCGCTTTTCGTCACGCTTTCCGCGGCGTCCGATCGCACGGGAGGGCTTTTCCGCGCTCTTACGTTGGACACCATCGGCCGTGCGGACCAACTTCGGCTCGACCAGTCCACGATAATGCGTTATACGGCGGAATGGGTAGCCGCATCGCTCAACATTCTCGCCCCGTTTTTCTTGGTTGCGATTGCCGTGGGCCTGCTGACCCAGGTCGCCCAGACCGGCGGCATCGTGTCTGCGCATCCGCTGCAGCCGGATTTATCCAGGCTCAACCCCGTGCGCGGCTTCCAGCGGCTCTTCAGCCTGCGCGGATTCGTCGAGCTCGCGAAAAGCTTGGCCAAGCTCGCGGTCGTGGGAATCATCGTGTACGTGATTCTCAAAACGGAGATGTTCAACTTTCCCGGATTGATCGGCGCGTCGATTGAGTCGAGTTTCGCGTCGAGCTTCGGCATCGCGCTTCGAATAGGGATTTGGACAAGCGTCGCGCTTCTCATTCTCGCGATATTCGATTATGCGTACCAGGTTTACGAGTTCGAAAAAGGCATCCGGATGACGAAGCAGGAGGTGAAGGACGAGCTGAAGACCGAGGAAGGCGATCCGCTGATCAAGCGCACTCTGCGGGAACGCGGGCGGCAGATCGCGTTCACGCGGATGATGAAACGCGCTGCCGAGGCGGATGTTGTCATCACGAACCCGACGCACTATTCCGTGGCGATTTTGTACGAATTCGGGATGACCGCGCCGCGGGTAACCGCCAAGGGCAAGGGATACATCGCGCTCAAAATCCGCGAGGTGGCGCGCGAAAACGGGGTGCCGATCGTCGAAGACCCGCCGCTGGCGCGCGCTCTGTACGCGACGGAAATCGACGACTACATCCCGGCGGAGCATTTCCGCGCGGTGGCGCAGATTCTTGCGTTCCTCGCGCGCAGCAACGAACGCATCAAGGCGCGCCTGGTGGCGCAGCAATAA